A genomic window from Canis lupus dingo isolate Sandy chromosome 13, ASM325472v2, whole genome shotgun sequence includes:
- the LOC112662191 gene encoding sphingomyelin phosphodiesterase 5: MQSAPAWPPPPASLRPSAFPHPALHALHRLARALLFPAYWALDRLLGCCAPGARPSGLAGLRAAAGAAAALLLLLLAGLPLALPALPLWLLLQAWRRPFCYAPPPPCWAPPAPWRPPAQPVRRFGFLSANVCLLPDGLARFSNLSHSQRRAEEVGALLLAALRPSRYGTTGCGPPGPGAPAGALTAALPAGLDFVCLQEVFDPRAAHRLVSRLAPSLGPVLYDVGSLGLQRGPHLKLLGSGLLLASRYPLLRAAFRSFPHARREDALASKGLLSAQAQVGILDGRRVVGFLHCTHLHAPSEDGPLRCKQLTLLLDWIERFEAESRQSGEAVAFSVLLGDLNFDNCSLDHAQEQEHQLFDHFRDPCRLGTRREQPWALGTILNTSTLHHTVVCSPEMLRRALEQEKGRHRYLAGPARGGPRPKPWRGRRLDYVLYRGVAGAPLSPDVEQVTFSTALAGLTDHLAVGLQLRVSALP; encoded by the exons ATGCAGTCGGCGCCCGCctggcccccgccgcccgcctcccTGCGGCCCTCCGCCTTCCCGCACCCCGCGCTGCACGCCCTCCACCGCCTGGCCCGAGCCCTGCTCTTCCCGGCCTACTGGGCCCTGGACCGGCTGCTGGGCTGCTGCGCGCCCGGGGCGCGTCCGAGCGGCCTGGCGGGGCtgagggcggcggcgggcgcggcggcggcgctgctgctgctgctcctggccggcctccccctggccctgcccgCGCTGCCGCTGTGGCTGCTCCTGCAGGCCTGGCGCCGCCCCTTCTGCTACGCGCCCCCTCCGCCGTGCTgggcgccccccgcgccctggCGCCCCCCGGCCCAGCCCGTGCGCCGCTTTGGCTTCCTCAGCGCCAACGTGTGCCTGCTGCCCGACGGGCTAGCGCGCTTCAGCAATCTGAGCCACAGCCAGCGGCGGGCCGAGGAGGTGGGCGCCCTGCTGCTCGCCGCCCTGCGGCCCTCGCGCTACGGGACCACGGGCTGCGGTCCGCCCGGGCCGGGGGCGCCTGCTGGGGCGCTGACAGCCGCGCTGCCGGCGGGCCTGGACTTCGTGTGCTTGCAGGAGGTGTTCGACCCGCGCGCGGCGCACCGCCTGGTCAGCCGCCTGGCGCCCAGCCTGGGCCCGGTGCTGTACGACGTGGGCTCCCTCGGCCTGCAGCGCGGGCCGCACCTCAAGCTGCTCGGCAGCGGGCTGCTGCTGGCCTCGCGCTACCCGCTGCTGCGCGCCGCCTTCCGGTCTTTCCCCCACGCACGTCGCGAGGACGCGCTGGCCTCCAAGGGTCTGCTCTCCGCACAG GCGCAGGTGGGCATCCTGGACGGGCGCCGCGTCGTGGGCTTCCTGCACTGCACGCACTTGCATGCGCCAAGTG agGACGGGCCCTTGCGCTGCAAGCAGCTGACCCTTCTGCTGGACTGGATCGAGCGCTTCGAAGCCGAGAGCCGCCAAAGCGGCGAGGCCGTGGCCTTCAGCGTGCTTCTGGGTGACCTGAACTTCGACAACTGCTCTTTAG ACCACGCGCAGGAGCAGGAGCACCAGCTCTTCGACCACTTCCGGGACCCCTGCCGGCTGGGCACTCGCCGGgagcagccctgggccctgg gcacgATCCTGAACACCTCCACTCTCCACCACACGGTGGTCTGCTCCCCAGAGATGCTGCGGAG GGCCctggagcaggagaaggggcgCCACCGCTACCTGGCTGGCCCTGCCCGCGGAGGCCCCCGGCCTAAGCCCTGGCGGGGCCGGCGCCTCGACTATGTCCTGTACCGGGGAGTGGCCGGAGCCCCACTGAGCCCA gacGTGGAGCAGGTGACCTTCAGCACCGCCCTGGCAGGGCTCACAGACCACTTGGCCGTGGGACTTCAGCTCCGAGTGTCCGCGCTGCCCTGA